From a single Bradyrhizobium sediminis genomic region:
- a CDS encoding DUF883 family protein — MFDSTELRDELLALKGDVSRLLNTTSEGIFDTSKNRAEALADQIKAALNELGETLSEQEDHVEKLVSERPITSLASAFALGVVIGFMLRRH, encoded by the coding sequence ATGTTCGATTCGACCGAGCTGAGAGATGAGCTACTGGCGCTCAAGGGTGACGTGTCGCGGCTCCTCAATACCACAAGCGAAGGAATCTTCGACACCTCCAAGAACCGCGCCGAAGCTCTCGCCGATCAGATCAAGGCGGCGCTGAATGAACTCGGCGAGACCCTGAGCGAGCAGGAAGATCACGTCGAGAAGCTCGTCTCGGAGCGCCCGATCACGTCGCTGGCCTCCGCATTCGCGCTCGGTGTCGTCATCGGCTTCATGCTGAGGAGGCATTAA
- a CDS encoding ABC transporter permease, whose amino-acid sequence MATPPLLTAVPSGDVLELHPGGSWTAANVTTLEALSDSVAAQLDRSKAVKVDMAGVRELDTLGAWLIEKMSRRATAAGHRMEVVGVAENYAGLIEEVRQVNRSNPAPLPAQNPVVAKVNEIGRSAVGATEDISIFLQMLGSLFLALVGVLRRPRSLRLTSFVYQLYRVGWQAIPIMALITFLIGAIIAQQGFFHFRKFGADSYVVDMVGILVLRELGVLIVAIMVAGRSGSAYTAELGSMKMREEIDALSTMGLDPVEVLILPRILALVCALPILSFIGSMAALYGGGLVAQFYGDMGPAIYIARLHDAVSVTSFKVGIIKAPFMALAIGIVACSEGLRVKGSAESLGKQTTTSVVKSIFLVIVLDGLFAVFFASIGM is encoded by the coding sequence TTGGCGACCCCACCTCTGCTAACGGCCGTGCCATCAGGCGATGTGCTTGAGTTGCATCCAGGCGGTTCCTGGACCGCGGCCAATGTGACGACCCTCGAGGCACTCTCCGACTCGGTCGCGGCCCAGCTCGACCGCTCCAAGGCCGTCAAGGTGGATATGGCCGGGGTACGCGAGCTCGATACGCTCGGGGCCTGGCTGATCGAAAAGATGTCCCGGCGCGCGACCGCGGCTGGTCATCGTATGGAGGTGGTCGGCGTTGCTGAGAATTATGCGGGGCTGATCGAAGAGGTCCGCCAGGTCAATCGCAGCAACCCTGCGCCGCTGCCTGCGCAAAACCCCGTCGTAGCCAAAGTGAACGAGATCGGCCGCTCCGCGGTCGGCGCGACGGAAGATATCAGCATATTCCTGCAGATGCTGGGTTCGCTTTTTCTGGCCCTCGTCGGCGTGCTGCGCAGGCCGAGGTCGCTGCGGCTAACTTCGTTTGTCTATCAATTATACCGGGTTGGCTGGCAGGCGATTCCGATTATGGCGCTGATCACCTTCCTGATCGGCGCTATCATCGCGCAGCAGGGCTTCTTTCATTTCCGCAAGTTCGGTGCCGATTCCTACGTTGTCGACATGGTCGGCATATTGGTGTTGCGCGAATTGGGCGTGTTGATTGTCGCAATCATGGTCGCCGGCCGCTCGGGGAGCGCCTACACTGCCGAACTCGGTTCGATGAAGATGCGGGAGGAAATCGACGCGCTGTCGACCATGGGCCTCGACCCCGTCGAGGTGCTGATCCTGCCCCGCATTCTTGCGCTGGTTTGCGCGCTGCCGATCCTGAGCTTTATTGGGTCCATGGCCGCGCTCTATGGCGGCGGTCTGGTGGCGCAATTCTACGGTGACATGGGCCCGGCGATCTACATCGCCCGCCTGCATGACGCCGTTTCCGTGACCAGTTTCAAAGTCGGCATCATCAAAGCGCCGTTCATGGCGCTGGCGATCGGGATCGTCGCCTGCAGCGAGGGCTTGCGAGTGAAGGGAAGCGCCGAGTCGCTCGGCAAGCAGACCACGACCTCGGTGGTGAAGTCGATCTTTCTGGTGATCGTGCTCGACGGGCTGTTTGCGGTCTTCTTCGCATCGATCGGAATGTAA
- a CDS encoding PHA/PHB synthase family protein, whose translation MLARLTGGISPVALSLAFIDWATHLTAAPQRQMDISQEALQTVRQLLESSLHFSSPNRGPWALIKPQPQDRRFAAPEWERPPFNLLAQAFLLREQWWHNATTGVRGVAPANEAIVEFSVRQVLDVLAPSNFAVTNPEVLQKAFQSGGENFVFGLQNWYSDWMRMLSAGKPSQAHQDFVIGKNVATSRGKVVFRNELIELLQYYPTTAKVHPEPILIVPAWIMKYYILDLSPHNSLVKFLTDQGFTVFMISWRNPGPGDRDIAFDDYRGLGVEAALDTIGRIVPDRHVHALGYCLGGTLLSIAAATMGRDGDNRLKSITLLAAQSDFTEAGELTLFINESQVAFLEDMMWERGVLDTTQMAGAFQLLRSNDLIWSRITRDYLMGERAPASDLMAWNADATRLPYRMHSEYLRKLFLDNDLAGGRHVVEGRPISLSDIHTAMFVVGTLRDHVAPWKSTYKIHYQVDADVTFLLTSGGHNTGIVAPPGEEGHSYQVSCKPEDAPYVGPDEWLKTAPHTEGSWWAEWARWLTARSGEPCEPPRMGVGQVDGGSLPDAPGDYVHQ comes from the coding sequence ATGCTGGCGCGCCTGACCGGCGGCATATCGCCGGTTGCGTTGTCGCTTGCCTTTATCGATTGGGCTACGCATCTGACGGCGGCGCCGCAGCGGCAGATGGATATTTCCCAGGAAGCATTGCAGACGGTGAGGCAGCTGCTCGAATCCTCGCTGCATTTCTCTTCGCCCAACCGGGGGCCGTGGGCCCTGATCAAGCCGCAGCCGCAGGATCGGCGCTTTGCCGCCCCGGAGTGGGAGCGTCCGCCGTTCAATCTGCTCGCGCAGGCGTTTCTGCTGCGAGAGCAATGGTGGCATAATGCGACGACCGGCGTCCGCGGCGTGGCGCCGGCAAACGAGGCGATTGTCGAGTTTTCGGTGCGGCAGGTGCTTGACGTGCTGGCGCCATCCAATTTCGCTGTCACCAATCCCGAGGTGTTGCAGAAGGCGTTCCAGAGCGGCGGCGAGAATTTCGTTTTCGGGCTGCAGAACTGGTACAGTGACTGGATGCGCATGCTGTCCGCCGGCAAGCCGTCCCAGGCGCATCAGGATTTTGTCATCGGCAAGAACGTGGCGACGTCGCGCGGCAAGGTCGTTTTCCGCAATGAGCTGATCGAACTGCTCCAGTACTATCCGACTACGGCCAAGGTGCATCCGGAACCGATCCTGATCGTGCCGGCCTGGATTATGAAATATTACATTCTCGACCTTTCGCCGCACAATTCCCTGGTGAAGTTCCTCACCGACCAGGGCTTCACGGTATTCATGATCTCCTGGCGCAATCCGGGACCGGGGGATCGCGACATCGCCTTCGACGATTATCGCGGGCTTGGTGTGGAAGCCGCGCTCGATACGATCGGGCGGATCGTGCCGGACCGCCATGTTCATGCGCTTGGCTATTGCCTGGGTGGGACCCTGCTTTCGATCGCCGCCGCCACAATGGGAAGAGACGGCGACAACAGATTAAAATCGATCACCTTGCTCGCAGCACAGAGCGATTTCACCGAGGCCGGCGAACTGACCTTGTTCATCAACGAAAGCCAGGTCGCTTTCCTCGAGGACATGATGTGGGAACGCGGCGTTCTCGACACCACGCAAATGGCGGGTGCGTTCCAGTTGCTCCGCTCGAACGACCTGATCTGGTCGCGGATCACGCGCGATTACTTGATGGGAGAACGCGCGCCGGCCAGTGACCTCATGGCCTGGAATGCCGACGCCACGCGCCTGCCGTACCGGATGCATTCAGAATATCTGCGCAAGCTGTTTCTCGACAACGACCTCGCGGGAGGCCGCCATGTCGTGGAAGGAAGGCCGATTTCGCTGTCGGATATTCACACCGCAATGTTCGTGGTCGGGACGCTTCGCGACCATGTGGCGCCCTGGAAGTCCACCTACAAGATTCATTACCAGGTGGACGCCGATGTGACATTCCTTTTGACCAGCGGCGGCCACAATACCGGCATCGTGGCGCCTCCCGGCGAGGAGGGCCACTCCTACCAGGTCAGCTGCAAGCCGGAGGATGCTCCCTATGTCGGTCCCGACGAGTGGCTGAAGACGGCGCCGCACACCGAAGGATCGTGGTGGGCAGAATGGGCCAGATGGCTCACGGCGCGATCCGGCGAGCCTTGCGAGCCGCCCCGGATGGGTGTCGGGCAGGTGGATGGCGGAAGTTTGCCTGATGCGCCCGGTGATTACGTTCATCAATGA
- a CDS encoding zinc-dependent alcohol dehydrogenase family protein produces MRAMVLSAPGKPLQVQERADPAPGDGEIRVKVSACGVCRTDLHVVDAELPGIKYPVIPGHEIVGRVDLVGRNVTTHRIGDRVGIPWLGYTCGACRYCKEGMENLCDRPQFTGYTRDGGFATHTIADARYAFPLGEDGDDVSIAPLLCAGLIGWRSLVMAGSAPRLGIYGFGAAGHIVAQIARWQGRSVYAFTRADDIAAQDFARRLGAVWAGPSDQTPDAPLDAAIIYAPAGQLVPAALRAVRKGGRVVCAGIHMSDIPSFPYHLLWQERQLVSVANLTRQDGLDFLKIAPKAGIRTQTTTFPLAEANDVLTKLRTGQILGAAVLQP; encoded by the coding sequence ATGCGGGCGATGGTACTGTCGGCACCGGGGAAGCCGCTGCAGGTGCAGGAACGCGCGGACCCTGCCCCCGGCGACGGAGAAATTCGCGTCAAGGTTAGCGCCTGCGGCGTCTGCCGGACCGACCTCCACGTCGTCGATGCGGAACTTCCCGGCATCAAGTATCCCGTGATTCCCGGTCATGAAATCGTCGGCCGCGTCGATCTCGTCGGCCGCAATGTCACGACGCACCGGATCGGCGACCGCGTCGGAATCCCCTGGCTCGGCTACACCTGCGGCGCCTGCCGCTACTGCAAAGAGGGCATGGAAAATCTCTGCGACCGCCCTCAGTTCACCGGATACACCCGTGACGGCGGCTTCGCCACGCACACCATCGCCGATGCGCGCTATGCCTTTCCGCTCGGCGAAGACGGCGACGACGTATCGATCGCGCCGCTGTTGTGCGCGGGCCTGATCGGCTGGCGGTCACTGGTGATGGCTGGCAGCGCACCGCGGCTCGGCATCTATGGATTCGGCGCGGCCGGGCACATCGTCGCCCAGATCGCGCGCTGGCAGGGCCGCTCCGTCTATGCCTTCACGCGAGCCGACGACATCGCGGCGCAGGATTTTGCCCGACGGCTCGGCGCCGTGTGGGCCGGGCCGTCGGATCAGACCCCTGACGCTCCACTCGACGCCGCCATCATCTACGCCCCTGCCGGACAATTGGTGCCCGCGGCACTGCGCGCGGTGCGCAAGGGCGGGCGGGTGGTGTGCGCAGGCATCCACATGAGCGATATTCCGAGCTTTCCCTACCATCTGCTTTGGCAGGAACGACAGCTGGTTTCGGTTGCCAATCTGACGCGCCAGGACGGGCTGGATTTCCTCAAGATCGCGCCCAAGGCCGGAATCCGGACCCAGACCACGACATTTCCGCTTGCTGAAGCCAACGACGTCCTGACCAAGCTCCGGACAGGCCAAATCCTGGGCGCCGCAGTTCTCCAACCCTGA
- a CDS encoding bifunctional aminoglycoside phosphotransferase/ATP-binding protein yields MTTSTSNSRLQERVFALLTDPATHPHVHRIDTHAASVFLEGDRALKIKRAVRFPFLDYSTLEKRKAACDEEIRINRQFAPQIYRRVIPITQGVDGSLAIDGGGTPVEFAVEMTRFDERQTIDHLAEAGPPDPALVNAIAEAIAASHVVAPRAAAEPWIASIPSIIEGNAEAFRTAACLPAGDIDDLRDRSLAAFARVRGLLEQRGQQGYIRRCHGDLHLANIVLIEGKPVLFDAIEFDATIASVDVLYDLAFPMMDFIRYGRQMAANALLNRYLGVAASENLDALAALPLFMSLRSAIRAHVLLARLDRNNHGKAEVMHSARTYFALARQIIHPPAPILVAIGGLSGTGKSVLARALAPDIKPLPGAVVLRSDVLRKQLFKANETDRLPESAYRPEITEQIYEILVQRAARVLAQGHSVVVDAVFAQETERAAIHDVARRLNIRFAGFFLVADLATRINRVGRRQRDASDATPEIAGLQEKYDTGAIDWDVIDASGTAGQTLEHCRSRIR; encoded by the coding sequence ATGACAACTTCAACCTCCAACTCCCGCTTGCAGGAGCGCGTGTTCGCGTTGCTCACGGATCCCGCGACGCACCCGCATGTTCATCGGATCGATACCCATGCGGCGTCGGTCTTTCTTGAAGGCGACCGCGCACTGAAGATCAAGCGCGCCGTCCGGTTTCCGTTTCTGGATTATTCGACGCTTGAGAAGCGGAAAGCCGCCTGCGACGAGGAGATCAGAATCAACCGCCAGTTCGCGCCGCAAATCTATCGCCGCGTCATTCCGATCACGCAAGGCGTCGATGGATCGCTTGCTATCGACGGTGGCGGCACTCCGGTCGAATTCGCCGTCGAAATGACGCGCTTCGACGAACGCCAGACCATCGACCATCTGGCCGAAGCCGGTCCGCCGGATCCCGCACTCGTCAACGCCATCGCGGAAGCGATCGCTGCCTCTCATGTTGTCGCGCCGCGCGCAGCCGCCGAGCCCTGGATCGCGTCAATCCCCTCGATCATCGAGGGAAACGCCGAGGCGTTCCGTACCGCAGCCTGTCTTCCCGCCGGCGATATCGATGACCTCAGGGATCGGTCTCTGGCTGCGTTTGCGCGGGTCCGCGGGCTATTGGAACAGCGCGGCCAACAGGGATACATCCGCCGCTGCCATGGCGACCTGCATCTGGCGAACATCGTGCTGATCGAAGGCAAGCCCGTGCTGTTCGATGCGATTGAGTTCGATGCAACGATCGCCTCGGTCGATGTGCTCTACGATCTTGCATTTCCGATGATGGATTTCATCCGCTACGGCCGGCAAATGGCGGCGAACGCGCTGCTCAATCGATATCTTGGGGTGGCAGCAAGCGAAAATCTCGATGCGCTCGCCGCGCTTCCCCTGTTCATGTCGCTGCGGTCGGCTATCCGCGCCCACGTGCTGCTCGCCCGTCTTGACCGGAACAATCACGGCAAAGCTGAGGTCATGCATTCGGCGCGGACCTATTTCGCGCTGGCGCGTCAGATCATCCATCCCCCGGCGCCAATACTGGTTGCTATCGGCGGATTGTCCGGAACCGGAAAATCCGTCTTGGCGCGAGCACTCGCGCCCGATATCAAGCCGCTCCCGGGCGCGGTCGTGCTGCGCAGCGACGTGCTCCGCAAGCAGCTGTTCAAGGCCAACGAGACCGACCGGCTGCCCGAAAGCGCATACCGGCCGGAAATTACCGAACAAATTTACGAAATCCTCGTGCAACGCGCGGCGCGGGTTCTTGCGCAGGGTCATTCCGTCGTGGTGGATGCCGTATTCGCTCAAGAAACGGAGCGAGCCGCGATCCACGATGTCGCGCGCAGGCTGAATATCAGGTTTGCCGGCTTCTTTCTGGTAGCCGACCTCGCGACCCGGATAAACCGCGTCGGTCGCCGCCAGCGCGATGCGTCCGACGCCACGCCCGAGATCGCCGGACTCCAGGAGAAATATGACACCGGCGCGATCGATTGGGACGTCATCGACGCATCTGGAACAGCCGGGCAAACTCTGGAACACTGCCGAAGCCGGATCCGCTAA
- a CDS encoding CHAD domain-containing protein has protein sequence MPPSPKSGSRAASRAAPKQGRRHDPVPRLNAAMACDTAFRIIARRSLAALTENREATYNGDPTALHQMRIALTHLRTAILFFSPMVSDSRRTRIRADLKWLNAHLGVMRDIDVAIERLKTANRRRPQAIPSHQAWTAKRAATHRLLARALVSARYRRLVKNTSDWIEHGPWSIRKGKEAARKRASPVAAYSLRKLAQWQRKLLKKSHRLAKMEAEKRHRLRLLNKKLAYSIESFEDLFPDRKFSSQRTALKHLRKAQRALGQLNDDARGHSLAVDLEKAGVRAPLQFLSPKREKRLIRTAAAAYRKLAALE, from the coding sequence ATGCCACCATCCCCGAAATCAGGCAGTCGAGCCGCTTCCCGCGCCGCACCTAAGCAGGGACGGCGCCACGATCCTGTTCCGCGGCTGAATGCTGCGATGGCGTGCGATACCGCATTTCGAATTATAGCGCGCCGCTCCCTCGCCGCTTTGACCGAAAATCGTGAAGCGACATACAATGGTGACCCGACAGCCCTGCACCAGATGCGTATCGCGCTGACGCATCTGCGCACGGCCATCCTGTTCTTCTCGCCGATGGTCTCCGACTCCAGGCGGACACGAATAAGGGCCGATCTGAAGTGGCTGAACGCCCATCTCGGGGTCATGCGAGATATCGACGTTGCAATCGAAAGGCTGAAGACAGCCAATAGACGGCGGCCGCAGGCCATCCCCTCTCACCAGGCATGGACCGCGAAGCGCGCGGCTACCCATCGACTTCTGGCAAGAGCGCTCGTCTCAGCCAGATATCGGCGTCTGGTCAAGAATACCTCCGACTGGATCGAACATGGACCCTGGTCGATCAGGAAAGGAAAAGAAGCCGCCCGGAAGCGCGCATCCCCGGTCGCCGCCTACAGCCTGCGCAAACTGGCGCAGTGGCAGCGGAAGCTTCTGAAGAAGAGTCACAGGCTTGCGAAAATGGAGGCGGAGAAGCGACATCGGCTGCGTCTGTTGAACAAGAAGCTGGCCTATTCTATCGAATCCTTCGAAGACCTGTTTCCGGACCGGAAATTTTCGTCGCAACGGACTGCGCTGAAGCACCTGCGCAAGGCACAAAGAGCCCTCGGGCAGTTGAACGACGATGCGAGAGGTCATTCTCTCGCGGTCGATCTGGAAAAAGCCGGCGTCCGGGCTCCTTTGCAGTTTCTCAGCCCTAAACGCGAAAAGCGGCTGATACGAACTGCGGCCGCGGCCTATCGGAAACTGGCCGCGCTGGAGTGA
- a CDS encoding bifunctional acetate--CoA ligase family protein/GNAT family N-acetyltransferase, with translation MSTYRLKNVLSPRSVALVGASPRPRSVGRAILGNIRKAQFQGEFGIVNPRYAEIDGVRTVGSLAKLPFVPDLVVITAPVTAIAGLIDEAGKLGTAGALIITAGLGHGPGSLAEAVEHVARKYGMRLIGPNCLGVMIPGVNLNASFSAHMPGPGNLALISQSGAIAAGMVDWAAQRAVGFSGIVSIGDQLDVDIADLLDYFALDGKTRAILLYVEAIKDASKFMSAARAAARIKPVVVVKSGRMVQGARAATTHTGALAGSDAVYDAAFRRAGILRVSDLRELFDCAETLGRVESPPGKRLAILTNGGGIGVLAVDRLVELGGVPAAITPETRQKLDAVLPPTWSGSNPVDIVGDADPARYAAALEVLLADASIDAILVMNVQTAIASADDIAATVTGLVGKYREKHRRSAKPVLAVWVGARHEIGDLLSGAGIPNYPTEDDAVRGFMHLVRHREVVAELAQVPPAMPSEFAPDIETARGIVAAALADGRQWLDPVEVKRLLEAYEIPMVPTFAAADAEQAVAYASELFAQGATVVLKIMSRDIVHKSDVGGVVLNLTSPEAVREAAARILARARELRPEARISGVIVQAMVVRQKARELILGLADDPTFGTVIVFGRGGTAVEIINDKALALPPLDLQLARDLIDRTRVSRLLRAYRDVPAVKQDAVALVLVKLAQMAADIPDIRELDINPLLADEAGVLAVDARVAIGTVARKFKGSGPGNFAVRAYPSQWQRHIEAKDGWRVFVRPIRPEDEPLIHEFLRHVTSHDLRLRFFAPMKEFTHEFIARLTQLDYARAMAFVAVDETTNEVLGVVRIHSDSVYESGEYAILLRSDLKGRGLGWGLMQLIIEYAKSEGLKVIAGDVLQENIVMLEMCRNLGFEIKGDPHEHGICNVKLKL, from the coding sequence ATGTCAACCTATCGCCTGAAGAATGTGCTTTCGCCCCGTTCGGTCGCGCTGGTCGGGGCCAGTCCGCGGCCAAGATCCGTCGGGCGGGCCATTCTCGGCAATATTCGCAAAGCGCAGTTCCAGGGTGAATTCGGGATCGTGAATCCGCGCTATGCGGAGATCGACGGCGTTCGCACGGTCGGCAGCCTCGCCAAATTGCCGTTCGTACCCGACCTCGTGGTGATTACGGCGCCGGTAACCGCGATCGCGGGGCTGATCGATGAGGCAGGAAAGCTCGGCACGGCAGGCGCGCTGATTATCACCGCCGGGCTCGGCCATGGTCCGGGCTCGCTGGCGGAGGCGGTCGAGCACGTCGCGCGCAAGTACGGAATGCGGCTGATAGGACCGAATTGTCTGGGCGTGATGATACCCGGCGTAAATCTCAATGCCAGTTTCTCCGCGCATATGCCGGGTCCGGGAAACCTGGCGCTGATCTCGCAGTCCGGTGCCATTGCCGCAGGCATGGTGGATTGGGCGGCGCAGCGCGCGGTGGGATTTTCCGGGATCGTTTCGATCGGCGACCAGCTCGACGTCGATATTGCCGACCTGCTCGATTATTTTGCGCTGGATGGCAAGACACGGGCGATCCTGCTCTATGTCGAAGCGATCAAGGACGCCAGCAAGTTCATGTCCGCGGCGCGAGCCGCTGCCAGGATCAAGCCCGTCGTGGTCGTCAAATCCGGCCGCATGGTGCAAGGCGCGAGAGCGGCTACAACTCACACCGGGGCGCTGGCCGGTTCGGACGCGGTCTACGATGCCGCCTTCCGCCGCGCCGGAATTTTGCGGGTATCCGACCTTCGCGAGTTATTCGATTGCGCCGAAACGCTGGGGCGCGTCGAATCGCCGCCGGGCAAGCGGCTGGCGATCCTGACCAATGGCGGCGGCATCGGTGTTCTCGCGGTCGATCGGCTTGTCGAACTGGGGGGAGTTCCCGCTGCCATCACCCCTGAGACCAGGCAGAAGCTCGACGCCGTGTTGCCGCCGACATGGTCCGGATCGAATCCCGTTGACATCGTGGGCGATGCCGACCCCGCGCGCTACGCAGCGGCGCTGGAAGTCTTGCTGGCCGATGCGAGCATTGATGCAATCCTGGTAATGAATGTTCAAACTGCGATCGCTTCGGCTGACGATATCGCCGCCACGGTAACCGGCTTGGTCGGCAAGTATCGTGAAAAACATCGCCGCTCGGCGAAACCGGTGCTTGCGGTTTGGGTCGGAGCGCGCCACGAGATCGGGGATCTCTTGAGCGGCGCCGGGATTCCCAACTACCCCACCGAGGATGACGCGGTGCGCGGGTTCATGCACCTCGTCAGGCATCGCGAGGTGGTGGCGGAACTGGCGCAGGTTCCGCCGGCCATGCCGAGCGAGTTCGCGCCCGATATCGAGACCGCCCGTGGGATTGTTGCCGCCGCGCTTGCCGATGGCCGCCAATGGCTCGATCCGGTCGAGGTCAAGCGGCTGCTCGAGGCTTATGAAATTCCGATGGTGCCGACATTTGCGGCCGCCGACGCCGAGCAGGCCGTCGCCTACGCTTCGGAGCTGTTCGCACAGGGCGCTACCGTGGTGCTCAAGATCATGTCGCGGGACATCGTTCACAAATCCGATGTCGGTGGCGTCGTCCTCAATCTCACGAGCCCCGAGGCGGTGCGCGAAGCCGCGGCAAGAATCCTCGCACGGGCCAGAGAGCTTCGCCCGGAAGCCCGTATATCCGGCGTCATTGTGCAGGCGATGGTGGTTCGGCAGAAGGCGCGTGAGCTCATTCTTGGCCTCGCCGACGATCCGACATTCGGCACCGTGATCGTATTCGGCCGCGGCGGAACCGCGGTCGAAATCATCAACGACAAGGCGCTGGCGCTCCCGCCGCTCGATCTGCAATTGGCCCGTGACCTGATCGATCGCACCCGCGTTTCGCGGCTGCTGCGCGCCTACCGTGATGTGCCCGCGGTCAAGCAGGACGCCGTCGCGCTGGTTCTGGTCAAGCTGGCGCAGATGGCGGCGGACATTCCCGACATCCGCGAACTCGACATCAATCCACTGCTGGCGGATGAAGCCGGCGTGCTGGCCGTCGATGCGCGCGTCGCCATCGGGACGGTGGCGCGCAAGTTCAAGGGGTCAGGCCCCGGCAATTTTGCGGTGCGGGCCTATCCCTCGCAATGGCAGCGGCACATCGAGGCCAAGGACGGCTGGCGGGTGTTCGTGCGTCCGATCCGCCCCGAGGACGAGCCGTTGATCCACGAATTCCTGCGGCATGTCACCAGCCATGATCTGCGGTTGCGATTCTTTGCGCCGATGAAGGAGTTCACTCACGAGTTCATCGCGCGACTGACCCAGCTCGATTATGCCCGTGCAATGGCCTTTGTCGCGGTCGACGAAACCACCAACGAGGTGCTCGGCGTCGTTCGAATTCACTCGGATTCAGTCTACGAAAGCGGCGAATATGCGATCCTGCTGCGGTCCGATCTCAAGGGCAGGGGACTCGGCTGGGGATTGATGCAACTGATCATCGAATACGCGAAATCGGAAGGGCTCAAGGTGATCGCAGGCGATGTCCTTCAGGAAAACATCGTGATGCTGGAGATGTGCCGGAATCTCGGATTTGAAATAAAGGGCGACCCGCATGAGCATGGCATTTGCAACGTCAAGCTGAAGCTTTGA
- a CDS encoding phage holin family protein, with amino-acid sequence MNTENIVKNLRVLWRTDRIIADIRLRHMLVSLGLRAFAALIAAFGLLMLELSAYFALVQIWSAISAAAILGGVNFLIAAILFVISGRPPSGRELELANEIHGSSVDALQLEARAMQSQVSGMIHHPLNSVLPLLIVPLITIIIKSLKKPAAPAAAPAAEQK; translated from the coding sequence GTGAACACAGAGAATATCGTGAAAAACCTGCGGGTGCTCTGGCGCACCGACAGGATTATCGCCGATATCCGGCTGCGGCATATGCTGGTTAGCCTGGGCTTACGGGCGTTTGCGGCGCTGATCGCGGCCTTCGGCCTGCTGATGCTGGAGCTGTCGGCCTATTTCGCGCTGGTGCAGATCTGGAGCGCTATTTCCGCCGCGGCCATCCTCGGTGGGGTCAATTTCCTGATTGCCGCAATCCTGTTCGTCATCTCGGGAAGGCCACCGTCCGGCCGCGAACTGGAACTCGCCAATGAAATCCATGGATCATCGGTCGATGCCTTGCAGCTTGAGGCGAGAGCAATGCAATCGCAGGTGTCGGGGATGATCCACCATCCGCTCAACAGCGTCTTGCCGTTGCTGATCGTGCCGCTTATCACGATCATCATCAAAAGTCTGAAAAAGCCGGCGGCTCCAGCCGCGGCTCCCGCGGCAGAGCAGAAATAA
- a CDS encoding ABC transporter ATP-binding protein, with translation MQQTAPQFAIRVRDLVVGFGKQVVIDHLSLDVRRGEILGLVGASGGGKTVLMRTIIGLIQRRSGEIEVMGAPIGATQDRVTQSAAGKWGILFQQGALFSSLTVRQNIQFPLRENLVLSQTLMDEIAIAKLEMVGLLPEDGDKFPAQLSGGMTKRVALARALALDPAIVFLDEPTSGLDPIAAGDFDALIKTLQKTLGLTVFMVTHDLASLNTVCDRVAALADGKIVAIGPMRELLQSEHPWVRAYFHGKRSQMLQPKAS, from the coding sequence ATGCAGCAAACGGCTCCTCAGTTCGCGATACGCGTCCGCGACCTTGTGGTCGGCTTCGGCAAGCAGGTCGTGATCGACCACTTGTCGCTTGACGTTCGCCGGGGCGAGATCCTCGGCCTGGTCGGCGCTTCCGGCGGTGGCAAGACGGTTTTGATGCGAACCATCATCGGGCTGATTCAGCGGCGAAGCGGAGAGATTGAGGTGATGGGGGCCCCAATCGGTGCAACCCAGGATCGCGTCACCCAAAGTGCGGCGGGCAAATGGGGCATTCTGTTCCAGCAGGGCGCTCTGTTTTCATCGCTCACTGTGCGGCAGAACATCCAGTTTCCGCTGCGCGAAAATCTGGTGCTGTCGCAGACGCTGATGGACGAGATCGCCATAGCAAAACTCGAAATGGTCGGGCTGTTGCCGGAGGATGGCGACAAGTTTCCTGCGCAATTGTCCGGCGGCATGACCAAACGTGTGGCGCTGGCCCGTGCGCTGGCGCTCGATCCCGCGATCGTGTTTCTCGACGAGCCGACCTCGGGTCTGGATCCGATTGCGGCGGGCGATTTCGACGCCCTGATCAAGACCCTGCAGAAAACGCTCGGGCTGACGGTGTTCATGGTCACCCATGACCTCGCCAGCCTGAACACGGTCTGTGATCGCGTGGCGGCGCTGGCGGACGGCAAGATCGTCGCCATCGGGCCGATGCGCGAACTGCTTCAATCCGAGCATCCCTGGGTGAGAGCCTATTTTCACGGCAAGCGTTCCCAGATGCTGCAACCCAAAGCGAGTTAG